In the Heteronotia binoei isolate CCM8104 ecotype False Entrance Well chromosome 13, APGP_CSIRO_Hbin_v1, whole genome shotgun sequence genome, one interval contains:
- the C13H19orf53 gene encoding leydig cell tumor 10 kDa protein homolog: MAQGKRKFQAQKPALARKKAAAAATRGPRKGGRIIAPKKARVIQQQKLKKNLEVGIRKKIEHEVVMKANANQPKKLTLLKTPKAEAKKEPGPSAQS; this comes from the exons ATGGCGCAGGGCAAGCGGAAATTCCAGGCGCAGAAGCCGGCCTTGGCCAGGAAaaaggccgccgccgccgccactcgGGGGCCTCGGAAGGGAG GCCGAATCATCGCTCCCAAAAAAGCTCGAGTGATCCAGCAGCAGAAACTGAAGAAG AACCTGGAGGTCGGCATCCGTAAGAAAATCGAGCATGAGGTGGTGATGAAAGCCAACGCCAACCAGCCCAAGAAACTGACCCTGCTAAAGACGCCCAAAGCAGAGGCCAAAAAGGAGCCTGGCCCCTCCGCCCAGTCCTAG